In the Pocillopora verrucosa isolate sample1 chromosome 4, ASM3666991v2, whole genome shotgun sequence genome, TTAACTCGCCTTGAGTTTCTGCAGGCTTGGTTCACGCATTAGATACTGCTACGCCAAAACCTACATCACCTTCCATAAGAGttcttttaagttttgaaaatttttagagctaATAGAGGAAAAACCCTGGTGATTTCTAAACGTTTCTTTATTTAAGTGCCGTGTCTTTCCAACACCGTTTTTATATCTGCTTTTTAAACTATACTCCTGTCTTTACTACGTTCAAGAGAGGATGCCTTTCTCGCTAAGTGTTAAACATGGCGCTGCATTAATCACAAAATGAAACATATGCACTATACCTACCATGGTTGGATGATAAGAGAAGCCTTCCTTACAAATGAGATGTTCAGGATGTTGAAAGTGATCAGAGTCACTGAGTTCACATTTTAATTTGCCCCTGGTTTCTGAAATTCCAAGATTAAAGGATGAACAGAAGTTCTCTGCGTAACATCTCAATTCACACTGATCTTTGCTATCAACCATTAGGGACTTAATGACGTGATTCTCGAGGTAATCGTCTTCCATAGGTTGAACAAACTCCAAGATTCTGCACGTTTCTGGtaataaaaaacatgaaaaatgctAAACGGAACTCAAGTTGATTATGATGTGATCGCACAAAAACCAACATGAAGTAATCTAAGGCAGTTGTATGTGCCACAGGGCTCCAGCTGCGTTCGGGCGATGCGCACGTAAGGTAAAATTGTTACTATAGCCTGCTTTTCATTATAATTCAGTTTCACCATCTTCAGCAGATTCTTTGTTAACTaggtttaaatatttttatgctaAGTAGGCTAATGGTGAATTGAGGTCTTTCTCCTTGAATAGGTTATCTATCATAATGAACAAGGAATTATTACAgtattaaataaaaacaagtgaATCGTTGAATTTTTGGCCAACTGTCATGAAATTCTGGTTCGCATGAAAGAGATTTGTTGCCGTCAACTGCTGCATAGGAAAAATTGTCGTGAAGAAAGGTCTTTTGCCCCGCAATAAGAAATCtacttcaaaatataaacaagtgGTGTCAAAGAAAACGTTAATTAATTAAGCTTGGATCTGTCACTGCGTATTCTTAACAAGTCAAGATGTTTACTGCGGAAGTCTTAAAACGATTTCCTTTGCAAACTCACGACTTCCCTTTAAAATATAagataattttcagtttttaaaaattctttctttaaaagCCTTTCAACCTGACATGAGAGTTGATTGCAGAGTGTTCGAGCAAGACTTGATACTTCACAAATTTTTACGTGCCAAAGACCACTACGGAATTTTTGATCGCCATGGGCGagacaatttgattttaatttgaagGGTTGAGCATAGGGCCTCTACTTCGGTATCACTAACTATATGGAAGGCTAGAAATTCAACCGGACCAATACCACTTTAAAAGGAAAGGTGTATCTAGCTACGAGCAGCTAAAAAAGTCgttaattaaagaaattcaaCAAGGAAAGGCTAGACCAGCTAAGATTGTACGAAAACAGGGtttcatattcatttaaattaataaaataaaagcactGTTTTTCGTGCCTTCGAGCAGGAAGTATTCAGTCAAGAgcagaaaatataaaaacattcGTTCTAATGTTTTCATTCCAGTACATATAAACTTGCGTATCTACAATGAACGCTTTATTGCTAAGTAATAATTGCAAAGGGTAACGTCGCTTTTGTGTTTCTTGgtgttatttttgtaaattcagttttttctttttctgagttACTTAAGACACATTGTAAACCATAGCTAGTGGAATATTTAGCGACAAAAACCTGCATGAGAATTCACCGAATGTTcgcacaattttttcttctggaTTAAATCTAACCTTGCGCATAGATGTGTGAAACGAACCATATCTTCCACAGAGCAGCAAATGCAGTGGACATGATTTTGACATCAACTTTACCACTTTCCGTCACTCTCGAGGACACCAACAGCTCTGCTCACAACctggatttttaaaataaaatcattattgTTGACAGGTGATGACAGCTGAAAATTTAATTGTGCAGAGGAAAACCAAAGTAGAACCACGCTAACTTAACTAATCGCATTTTTATGAGGTTTTTCTGTATTTCGCCAGACCCCCTATCCAAGTAATATTCTTTCCTGAAAGACTGAACTATTTTTGACGTAAGAAATTAAGTGTTCAGAATTCCTACAGTGTCAATTGAGATATCATGCAAAGTCCTACTATAAcgataaaattaattatcataTACTAAAACAGTAGAGAACACTGAaggcgcactctgattggctactcagaCTCCGATTATTCTTTGCCTTTCATCTCCAAGCAACTCGCGCGGaatttgcgcccgaaaatattgtaatcattgcaggaataaatgagtggttaaaatcatcttttcgtgatatattatctcactgctttggtatatactaaaacagctCTTTACCTTAGTGTTGGTGGTTAGCGGTGGACATTTACGTGGGTCTTTTAAGACGGAAGGGCATGAGGGATCACAACACTTCATGAGGCGCGATTAACTCTTTGTGAGAAGAATTCGCTCCAAATCTCTTTATAGTTCTCTTGAAGGGGAATATGTTTCCGCGTCAGGCGTAATTCAAATTGTGCGAACCATTTCTAAAAAAGCGCGTAAAAAAGCGGAAGTAGAATAATTCATGTTCTTTCGGTTTCTGATTGTTTTAGCGCCTGCGGCGTCAGAGGACTAGTTTTTGCTTGTGCAGGAAGCATCAAGCTGAGCTAAGTCgtcaccaaataaaaaaaaattggaacgCTTCACGAATTTGCGTGTCATTCTTGCGCTGCGGTCAGGCTAATCTTCTCTGTATCGTTCCAATTTTAGTTATATGTGCTGCAGTTAAGCGAGCATGTTTATTTGCATTGCCCGACGAAATATAAACTTGTTGCCGTTATAAACTTCGTAGCCCGGTGGGACAAGTTCAAACTTGCCTCTGGCTATGAATattcaagtaaactttagaCAAAGTGAACTAGTGCGCAAACACGTCtaacatttgtttgttttgtagaCGGGGTAACTGTCACTTTTTTTCAGAACGTTCCTTGCGGTTAATCAGACGAGTTTTGTTATCCTAATAACTCGATAACTTCTTTAAGAGTCacgtttttgtcattttaaatcCCTCCAGGctaaataatttgaaaacttgaCCCTCAGTCGAGGATCGCAGTtcatgaaagttttaaaatcatcCGTTTAATTTTTTCGCGCGAAAAAGGATTGTAGGTGACTAAAACCTTCAATTTCAGGTAGAACATATGGATCACCCAGAGGCAGTTAAAACAGTCGCTATTTCAACTGTTGATAGAGAAGCCCAATACTCTTTTAGCTCTTCCTGTAACAGCTGCGGTCAAGTTTGacccagaaataaaattaagaaaaatatggGCAAGCCATACTTATATTTCGCAAAGGAGTGAGACCATGCTTGTCGATAGAAGATATTTACTTATTCAGTAAACACGTAATATTTATATAATTCTCTTCAAAGTATTTTGCCTTTGTAAGCGATGATTTGAATATTCATCGTCATAAAGTTAAAAggtttaattaaaaatactctTCAGGTAGTTGAtaggtaagttttttatttgaattccATTCAACCTTATTTCGGAAAAATAATTTCGCTTAGGATTGCCTGAACGTTCTGAGTAAAGGGCCAAACGTGGTCTTAATTTCCTCAGTCAGTAAGGCACAAGATTAACCtcttttatcacataaactgcggtgttcTACATGGATTTctggccctgagaaaagccgtaacaacacacgtgaaaaaacgTCGATTTTTTGTGTGTTGATATAGCTAATCAGCTGCTTATACGttactcgcctttggcgccactcaGTCAGGCTGATGAATGAAAAGcaagccttcacgattcttaATATAtgttgtttgtcggagctttctcgaattatggcggctaaaacactaaaaaatccgtatcgctgacagacaatgtggttcaaactttcctagaaggggaagaaaaccaatacactaaaataaaaaccgaaagttgcctattcagtggctttggtattaacatttctctcggctgagaataaaaatcgacaactggaacgaagatttgccactggccgattttggccgtttacctgaaagacttcttccgTCGGTTAGGGCAAAGttaataaatgagaattttgtaaattgaaaattacgaccatttttgtttttgtaatcatgaatCAACgctttttccatcttaagagtcagcgccaacgcactctacgattgttattcgaggattgtcgattcatttattttcattcattaatgaagtcggcttttctccCCTgtaagggctattgtgtttatatgataaacaaaatagtccatggttgcttgtagatatggaatttctcttctcgtgttccaCTCGAAGAGAAGTTCCATATCTACGTgtgcccatgtattattctctatctAACAGTTAATAGTTTTAACAGTTTGAATTAACCTTCTTTGTTTCTACGTCTCAATGACGTCAAATCGTCTGCTGCGCTATCAATGTACAGCGGTTTCTGACGTAACGCTCGCGCAGACTGTCATATTTCGAAAATATAGCGGCTAGTTTGAGTTGTTTTTGTGTATTTGAGGTGGCGTGAAGACATTGTGGATCTTGGTTTGAACAATCTTCCGTGTTTGGAAAGTCCAAAGAATGGCCTCAAGTCCTCTTCATTTCGGAGTTACACCACATTTTTCCACCTAGTTATTCAATATGATTGATAAGCATCAAAATTtggaaggaaaggaagaaaatgaacTTGAAAGACTTTTACTGGAAGAATCCTTGATTTGAGGTATGAGCTAGGacttatatttttcaaaactgtcaTCAAGTTGACCAGAATCCATGTAGCCAGTTTCGTcacacaaaccaaaattttgtaCTTTTACTTGCGactgcatgtacatgtacatgtacatagtACATGGAGTTGGTTTTGCTGTTAGCAACAAGCTATTACAGATGGTGGAACCAGGCTCAACCAAGTCTGAGCGCATCATGCACATAAAACTCAATACCGATCTAGGTCCCACCAACTTGCTTTCTGTCTACGCTCCAACCCTGACTTCGAGTACCGATGCCAAGGATATCTTTTACAGCCAATTGGATGATGCTATCAAACATATCCCAAACAACGAAGTGCTGATTCTCCTCGGCGATTTCAACGCTAGAGTGGGCAACGATCAAGGCTCCTGGCCTGATTGCCTTGGTCACTTTGGTGTTGGCAAATGCAATGAAAATGGTCAACGCCTTCTGGAGCTTTGCACCTATCATCGCCTCTGTATTACAAACACATTCTTTGGCGTGAAGCTGCACCATAGGTTCTCGTGGATGCACCCCAGATCTAAAAACTGGCACCAACTCGACCTCATCATCTCAAGACGGGAACACCTTAATAACATTCGTACTACAAGGGCATACCACAGTGCTGATTGTGACTCTGATCAATCCCTTGTCTGCACGAAGATCCAATTACGTCCAAAGAAGTTCCATCGCGTCAAACAATCTGCTACACTTCGCATTAATGCTTCTGCCACTGCCATCCCTGAAAATGTCTCTATTTTCAACGACATCCTGAGCTCGAAACTCGGAGACTGCCTGGAGCTTAACACAGAGGACCACTGGAGCCATATCAAGGACACCACCCTTGCTGCAGCATTAAAGGCCTTTGGCAAGAATGTACGCAAGGTAGCCATCCGTGACCTTCTCTTTGCTCACACCGCTGAAAAACTCCAACTCCTCCTCAATCAGTTTTCTGACGTATGTGAGGCCTTCAGACTTACAATCAGCCTAAAGAAGACGAAAGTCATGTGCCAGGCAAATGCAGCCACGCCTGCCGTAACAATCAAAGATTACACCTTGGAAGCCGTCACACAGTTTACTTATCTCGGATCCACCACCTCCAACAACAACTGCCTTGAGGTGGAGATTGGAAAGAGAATTGGCAAGGCTGCAACCAACATGACTAAGCTGTCTGCCCGTGTCTGGGAGAACAAGAAGCTAACTACCCAAACTAAAGTTGCTGTGTATCGTGCCTGCATCGTGAGCACCTTATTGTTTGGTAGCGAGTCTTGGACTACCTACGCTAGTCAGGAGAAGCGCTTGAACACCTTCCATATGAGATGTCTTCGTCGCATCCTCTCCATCTTATGGACAGATAAGGTCTCTAACAATGAGGTACTTGCAAGAGCCAATATCCCCTCGATGTTCACCCTGCTAAGACAGCGCAGATTGAGGTGGCTCGGTCATGTGTACCGGATGGAGGATGGGCGAATCCCTAAGGATCTGCTGTATGACGAGTTGGAATCCGGTTCGAGGCCTATTGGCAGACCTAAGCTGCGTTTCAAGGACGTATGCAAGAGAGATATGCTCGCCAATGGCCTGCCAACAGATAACTGGGAGCTACATGCTGCAGATCGGAGTGATTGGAGGTCTGTGTGCAGTCTGGCTCTCCAGGCGGGAGAGGAAAGGTTGAAAGCTGAAGCCGTTGATAGAAGAGCTAAGAGAAGAGCAGAAATGAACAAAGCAACGTGTGTTCCAGTGGCATGTGTCTTTGTGTGCAGTGGATGCGGCCGTGTCTGCCGTTCTAGAATTGGGCTTTTTAGCCACAAGAGAAAGTTTTTGTCGCAATTGCGCTAGTCATGGACATGGTCCGACGACTgcctactactactactgcatGTACATCTACGAAAGACGTCAAGGAGCTATCTATGGCGAAATCGAAGTTTGTTAGCTATATTCCAAGACAAATCCTTGTTTTTCATTAGGACTGAGTTATAAAATTTTCCCCccttttcagtttcaaaacttttcaaagcttgAGGATGTTAAAAGATTTGAAGAAACATGCAGCTTACATGGGATCCTGAAACTGGTGAGTTTTTACTTGTAGAATTTTACTGTTGCACATACACAGTATACATATATAATTGGGTGGAACTTCCATCCAACGGATGCCGTAAGGCCCAGAAAAACTGATCCCTGAGTACATGTGCCCCCTCAAAAAAGGACaatgtaaaaaaagtttcagccaaatgtgaaagatgaaaaaactaAATCTGAAAATTTAGGAGTCTAATTAagcgttttaatttttcaatctgAAAACAACCAATGACTTGTAACAAGACAGGAATTATTAACTTTGGTCTTTCATATGGTGAACTTCATTGATCACAAATGCATGGTCATCTACAGTATATGTATAGCTACAGCTCAAATTGAAGAagacaaagttttaaaactttcttataATGAAGTAAGTAAGCACTCCAAAGGAgttgatttttaaaaacttgttcTACTATTGAGTGAAGTTAATCCAACTCATGAACTCATTCATAGTTCTTCTACTTGATGTGCTGAATTGTACTGTCCCCACTGAAGTCTGTAGAACTAACATCAAACAATTCACAATTTTATACCAAGGACAAAAATTGTGGAACTCTCTGCCTCATTCAATAATTGAATCTAATAATATAAGATCTTTCAAATGTTTACATAAATCCTATTTAGTTAATTTGGAAATTACTCAATTAATTTTACAGCAAGGTTATAAATATTAAGTAATATTAAGTTCTCCTCgtacttttcttttgttaaattacACCCTACATTCTAGTAATTAACTTAAACTCTAATTTAAAGAGGGAGCCTCACCTGTGAGCCTTCATGGCATCTTGAGACTTccttgccttttcctttttctattttctatttcccATGTTTTGTCTATGTAAATCAGCTTTGTTCCccttaaaatgataaataacaaataaaaaaataaaactcatcAATCAGCATCTATTGATTATTTGATATTACTTAGGCAACAGGATATTGCTGTACACAGTAAATGTTTACTAAAGCAGTTAAATCCAAGTTGGCTACTTAAAAGGAAGAATTTTATCCCCTTATCATTAATTGGGTACACTGGTATAGCCGAGTTTTTATTGCTTGAGGACAAGCcattgaaagttttattttcagttgggAGCCAGCAAACCACTAATAAAACACATATTCAtgtaacataaatttttttaaatcaaatttatcAATAGAGAGTAGCCAACACAAACAAGAGTCACATTATGAGCTTCCAAATCTTCCCTGGTAGCAAGAATTCAGTTCAAGCAATCTTACCAGAAAATTATATCACATTTGTATATATTAAATAATGGAAATTTATGGCAATTTAGAATTTCTGACGTCCTCCTCCATTTCATTCCAAGTCCAAAAGTCTGTCTCAACTTGTCCCAGAAATGTCAAATAGTCGGCATCACCTGTGGTGTTAAGGCGCTCCAAGGGTATTGTGGggtatataaaataaaacagatcagCATACAGCTTAAGTTTAGAGTGCAACaagctttatgtcagaaaacatttcaaccaagatgtaatgaaaacaaaaatgattttcacttTCACTGTGGCCATGTTCACAATACTTACTGTTCTACTGGAGTTAAGTTTTGctttgccaatttttttgcaagGTGAGTTACACAGTAACAAGAAGATAATTAACTAGCAAACCTGATTACAAAATATTCATTATTGTTGACTATTAAGCTTGCGAGATCTCTGCTTTggaaaaaagagaggaaagtCCATGCAAGGCGGAAAAAACTCGAAGGCAGTTGTTTTAGTGttaatgaaaactaaaaaattaaccatagaatagttgaaaacaaagaattgcTTAAGATTTTATCCTCACCAGGGAAGTTATAATTCCTCCATGCAAACTAGGGCGACTCTGTTGCTGTTATTTTCTGTAGTCGTTTCATGAAATATATCTTTATCACCTGAAAAGGTGATCACTTCTTGGATAGATAGTGTATTCTCAAGTTGTGTAACCAACAATAGATACTGAAACCACTTGGAATGCAAGCAGGCTGTTTGAATGGAAAGCGTCAAATTTTGCACTCGCAATAAGTTCAAGTCTCATTTTAGAGGTAAGAGGAGAGAAAGAGTAAAAAAGTCAGCATGTTTTATGGCGACAAAAGTATAAAAATTTGCGTGGTTTAAGTtggaaaaattatcattacACGAATaacatgttttttatttgttcactGTTTTGGTAACCTTTGTAGTACTGCAAACTCTTTGCTTTAAACTTCGTATTAATATCGCCATATTCCAACACACTCGTCGCATGTGCAGTAAGTAATTTGAATACTGACATGGCGTCTCGTCTCTTTGTATTATTTCTCAACATTACACTCCGCCAAGAGGTTGTAAACTGTCTATATTCTCTTGATCCCGTTAAGTAATTATTTCTCCACAGTTGAAGATTTTCCAAATCCCGCTGAAACAAGCCTTAAACAGCTGCAATGTCTATAATCTTTGAACTTTTACAGTCGTTTCAAACTATTTCGCATAATTGTGATCATCGTTGGTTCGAAGATGTAACTATTCATTGTAAGACTCTGCATGGCCGAGACTTCATACAGGCTTGTTTACATTTCTGTCAAGACGCTGACGTCACGTTAATCAAAGAACCCAATCATCCTCACGTACTTTGAATGCTAACATGTTTTATCTCCAGATTTCTTTTCCTAAATCTCTCGCTACAGAAATATGgaccattttgaaaaaaaaacaataattactgtgaaacaaaaaatgagTACATGTATTTCGCAGAAGTATATTCAGCACAATAAGCGCCAGGCCGCCAAACAAGTATGAAAACTCACAAGGGAGTTCAACTACTGTGATCTGAATCGCCAGAAAATAAGGATatctttcttcttgttttctcttGTCTGAATACATTGAGTGGCGCTTGATAAAACGTATTTCTGTTAAGATTTTAGCTTTGACGTCTGAGATGCATTGAAACCGATGTATGCATCCAAGTTATCTGATGTCACTGATTATTTAACAGTTTTCATTACCATAAAGCGACCCCGGTAAATGTCCACCGCTAACCACCAACACTAAGGTGAATAGCTGTTTTAGTGTATGCTAAAACAGTAAGATAATacagcacaaaaagatgattttcaccactcatttattcctgcaatgATTAGAATATTTTCGGGCGGCGCAAAACTCGTGCGAGTTGCTCGGAGGTAAAAAGCAAgggatatttggagtttgagttACTAATCAGAGTGCGTCTTGAGTGCTCTCTACTGATTTAGTATATGCTTATTACTATTACTGTTATTGTAAGACCTtgcatgacatgtcaactgaTAGAGTAAGACTTAAGAAATTGTTTACGTCTAAAATAGTTCAGCCTTCAAGACCGTGTTTTTATTATTCAGGGAAAGACCTTTGAAAACGTTACTGGCGAAATACATGTActcattttttgtttcacaatattttttttttcaaaatggttcATATTTCTATAGCGAGAGATTTAGGAAAAGAAATCTATAGATAGAACATGTTAGCGTTCAAAGACTAAGTACGTGAGGACGATTGGGTTCTTTGATTAACGTGACGTTAGCGTCTTGATAGAAAAGTAAACAAGCCTGTATGAAGTCTCAGCCATGCAGAGTCATGTAGTGAATAATTACAACTTCGAACCAACGATGATCACAGTTACGCGAAATGGTTTGAAACAACTGTAAAAGTTCAAAGATTATAGACATTGCAGCTGCTTAAGGCTTGTTTCAGCGGGTATTGGAAAATCTTCAACTTTGGAGAAATAGTAACTTAACGGgatcagaaaaaaagaatcgaAATTATCGCCTGAAGAAGATTCGCAGTATGCAGTCTAAAAGTCGCCGGCGATTCAAAACAGAAGTGACCACATAGTGAGACAAACAGTTGCACTTCATATTCAAGCAATTTAAGTATAACTGATACATAAATCCCACTAATTAGAGTGTGGAAAAAACAGCTGGTAATTTTTGGTTAAgtaaaactgattaaaaagaTCTTCTTTTGAAACTCTCTTTGTATAGCTCGTTACAGCATAACGACGAAggagatttgaaaaaaacattttgaaagcaGCCGTCGTTTTTACGTTGTCGTTTTTTCATTCCTTCgttgtaaaattttgtaaatgcGATTCAATCCATTTTTATTGTGGACTTCTTTTCAAAACCAGCGTTCGCACAAAGGTAGGAATTGTAGAAAAGTTGGTGCAAGGCATGGTAACCGAAGTCTGAATTTTTTGCGTTCATTAACAAGCACTTGATTTTTGAGGGAAATATTAGTCAGCTGTCATGTACATGTTGTAACATTGAGGAAGCTGTCTTCAAACTAATCggtaaaattgcttttattgcTACGCACCTTTTTGCCTTTACAAGTGTGTTCACGTTCATCCAGCACAGTTACATTTTAAGtgtgtggaaaagaaaaaggtcTGGAAATATGTGTGCACACTGTGAGACCCTCGCAATTCCTGTTTACTTGAAACTTTTATTGTATATTAAGATTGAATGAACATTGGCATTAGCCGCCTCTAGACACGTATGAGAGGCCGCATGTAAGTTTACGAACCTCCGTGAAAGAGCTGCTTTATATTTCTCTAGAGGGCCTTCTTGTCGGATACGCACAACAGGAAGCAGGTGTCAACGGCTTTTCTTTGTGGCAAGTTTGTTGAACAGTTCACAAATTGTTCGAAAAATTCTCAGGAATTGGCATGTTTTCAGACACGTGCACGCTCGTGTAACGAGATCGTTGTCTTCCGTGCAACAAGGTTTTCGGGAGCTACCTTAAAGAGACTCTGCAAATAATTTTCCCCTCATGTGAGGAGATCAGTCATAAAAGTTAAGTGATAGGTGcaaaagatttgaaattttgcaaTACAGAGTGGTCTGTATTCGataattaagtaaaaaattagGATACAAGGACAACGCTTTAAAGCCTTGCCGAAAAGGATGTACAGAAGAACCTACCTAAGTCGAACTcacgaggaaaacaaaaaatggttcgagttagcggggCGCGAGTTAACTGATAGTGAATGACGGACAAAATGCCGAGGGCCGAGCGAAATGGGATCTTGTTTGAGTTACTGGGGGGTTTGAGTTAGCTGTGTTCGAGTAAGCGTGGTTCTCCTATTGTTTTCACAATTAATTTTCAGCAGTCATCACCTGTCAAcaataatcattttattttgaaaatccAGGTTGTTAGCAGGGCTGTTGGTCTCCTCGAGAGTCAAAGAACAGTGATAAAGTTGATGTCAAAATCATGTCCACTACATTTGCTGCTCTGTGGAAGATATTGTTCGTTTCACACGTCTTTGCGCAAGGTTAGATTTaatctagaagaaaaaaatgtgcgAACATTCAGTAAAATTCCAATAGCTATGGTTTACAATGTGTCTTAAGTACCtcgaacgaagaaaaaaaatacaaagttaCAATCAGCAACACAAAAGCGACGTTACCCTTTGCAATTATTAGTGTGATTAGCGATACGCGAGTTTATATGAACTATATGAAGAGTAAAAACAGGTGGTGCATCGGTACTTTAGAACGagggttttcaaattttctgctTTTGACTGCAAGTTTCAGAATTCTTCCTGCTCGAATGCGCGAAAAATAGtgctttttttttgcagtatttCTGTGAAAGTTGTGATCAAATGAAAGTGAAACCCTGTTTTGGTAAAATCTTAGCTGATTTAGACTCTCCTCGTTGAACTTCACTAATTAACGACTTTTATAGCTGCTCTAATCTTAGAAGAGGCCTTATGCTCAACCCTTCCaataaaagtcaaattttttgcCTTTGGCAATCAAGAATTAAGAAGTGGTCTTCGGCACctaaaaatttttgaagtatCAAGTCTTGCATGAACACTCTGCAATCAACTCTCATGTCAGGTTGAAAGGCTTTTAAGGAaagccttttttaaaattatcttgttttttaAAGGGAAGTCGTGAGTTTGCACGTAAATCGCTTAAGAATTCCACTGTAAACATCTTGACTTGTTAACATTGCACAACGACAGCTCTTCGGTCCAAGTTTAATTAACGCTTTCTTTGACACCACCTGTTtatattttcaagtaaaaaaaaattccttattgCAGGGCAAAGGACCTTTCTTCGCGAAAACTTTTCCTACGTAGCAGTTGACGGCAACAAATTTCTTTCAAGCGAACCAGAATTCCATGACAGTtgattcaattgtttttatttagaaCATTTAATAATTCCTATTCATTATGATGGATAACCTATTCAaggagaaatatttcaattcaccATTAGCCTGCTtagcataaaaatatttacacctGGTTAACACAGAATCTGCTGAAGATAGGGAAACTGAATTATAAAGAAAAGCAGGCTAGAGTAACGATTTGCCCTTACATGCGTATCGCCCGAACGCAGCTAGCCCTGTAGCACATACAGCTGTGTTATATTGTTTCATGTTGGTTTTTGTTAGATTACACTGATCATAATCAACTTGTGTTCCGTTTAGCATTCttcgtgttttttttattatcagaaACGTGCAGAATTTTGGAGTTTG is a window encoding:
- the LOC136280315 gene encoding uncharacterized protein is translated as MVEPGSTKSERIMHIKLNTDLGPTNLLSVYAPTLTSSTDAKDIFYSQLDDAIKHIPNNEVLILLGDFNARVGNDQGSWPDCLGHFGVGKCNENGQRLLELCTYHRLCITNTFFGVKLHHRFSWMHPRSKNWHQLDLIISRREHLNNIRTTRAYHSADCDSDQSLVCTKIQLRPKKFHRVKQSATLRINASATAIPENVSIFNDILSSKLGDCLELNTEDHWSHIKDTTLAAALKAFGKNVRKVAIRDLLFAHTAEKLQLLLNQFSDVCEAFRLTISLKKTKVMCQANAATPAVTIKDYTLEAVTQFTYLGSTTSNNNCLEVEIGKRIGKAATNMTKLSARVWENKKLTTQTKVAVYRACIVSTLLFGSESWTTYASQEKRLNTFHMRCLRRILSILWTDKVSNNEVLARANIPSMFTLLRQRRLRWLGHVYRMEDGRIPKDLLYDELESGSRPIGRPKLRFKDVCKRDMLANGLPTDNWELHAADRSDWRSVCSLALQAGEERLKAEAVDRRAKRRAEMNKATCVPVACVFVCSGCGRVCRSRIGLFSHKRKFLSQLR